Proteins from one Papaver somniferum cultivar HN1 unplaced genomic scaffold, ASM357369v1 unplaced-scaffold_158, whole genome shotgun sequence genomic window:
- the LOC113337267 gene encoding uncharacterized protein LOC113337267 encodes MTRDNKARYHSESKKAYRKKLKKNKREKAKLEKLQEEEAYEITTSGPTVEELEISKLEHDPSSNSTSTSIPEEDLEELTRGKARYRTESKKAFKKKLKKNSREKDKLQKLQTVRSEEEKVEEAYEITISGPIVEEPEITKLKHVPSSNSTSAYISEEDLEELMTSIKKDPYLKPILEDIEIGGPIVMMRYLNHPEVLHKLAQAMGFEVLGDNISSVEDNASNADAGDYTTK; translated from the exons ATGACGAGGGATAATAAGGCAAGGTATCATTCTGAGAGCAAAAAGGCTTATAGAAAAAAGctaaaaaagaacaaaagggAAAAGGCTAAATTAGAGAAACTTCAGGAGGAGGAGGCTTATGAAATCACTACATCAGG TCCCACTGTAGAAGAACTTGAGATTAGTAAGCTCGAGCACGACCCTTCCTCAAACAGTACTTCTACATCTATCCCCGAAGAAGATCTCGAAGAACTGACGAGGGGTAAGGCAAGGTATCGCACTGAGAGCAAAAAGGCATTTAAAAAAAAGCTAAAAAAGAACTCGAGGGAAAAAGATAAATTACAGAAACTACAAACTGTAAGGTCTGAGGAGGAAAAGGTGGAGGAGGCTTATGAAATCACTATATCAGG TCCTATTGTAGAAGAACCTGAGATCACTAAACTCAAGCATGTCCCTTCCTCAAACAGTACTTCAGCATATATTTcggaagaagatcttgaagaacTGATGACTTCCATCAAGAAAGATCCGTATTTGAAACCTATTTTAGAAGATATTGAGATTGGTGGTCCAATCGTAATGATGAG GTACTTAAATCATCCAGAGGTTTTGCACAAGTTGGCACAGGCTATGGGTTTTGAAGTTTTAGGAGACAATATTAGTTCTGTTGAGGATAATGCATCAAATGCTGATGCAGGAGATTATACCACCAAATAG
- the LOC113337266 gene encoding putative disease resistance protein RGA3: protein MAFEGILINGTSEILKKLITVIGSEISLDAGVKDELKRLKQTLEVIAAVTSDAERKQMNDAAVLLWLKRLKEVSYDADDVLDETSYEAMRRSDKNSKVKDFFSSSNQVAFRLKMAHKIKGINTQFKQIATDMQRFQFQTNSNDSRGGYEQHKQLTISFFGDASKFVGRNEDNIKTISMLTTTGILSSSMSLKSSSVNPNQLENVTVISIVGMGGLGKTSLAQSIYNDKSVENQFVIKMWVCISDDFDVFKILKNIMESVTRSRCEDFSNIDVLVKQLREELQGTKYLLVLDDLWNEDPMEWNKLKGVLDCCGSVGSKIIVTTRSQTVALVVGGLIPPYNLNVLSQAECWSIIKNKAFSPGGHLRLQI, encoded by the coding sequence ATGGCTTTTGAGGGTATTCTTATTAATGGTACATCTGAAATATTGAAAAAGTTGATTACTGTAATTGGCAGTGAGATTAGTCTGGATGCTGGTGTCAAGGATGAGCTGAAAAGGCTTAAACAAACATTGGAGGTTATTGCCGCTGTAACATCCGATGCAGAGAGGAAGCAGATGAATGATGCTGCGGTTTTACTTTGGTTGAAAAGGCTCAAGGAAGTTTCCTACGATGCTGATGATGTTCTGGACGAAACTTCTTATGAAGCTATGCGTCGATCTGATAAGAACAGCAAGGTAAAAGACTTCTTCTCGTCCTCCAATCAAGTTGCTTTTCGCTTAAAAATGGCTCATAAAATCAAAGGTATCAATACACAGTTTAAGCAAATAGCAACTGATATGCAAAGATTTCAGTTTCAAACTAATAGTAATGATAGTAGAGGTGGGTACGAGCAACATAAGCAGCTAACTATTTCATTCTTTGGAGATGCTTCTAAATTTGTAGGGAGAAATGAAGataatataaagacaataagTATGTTAACAACGACCGGCATATTGTCATCGTCAATGTCTTTAAAATCATCTTCTGTAAATCCTAATCAACTAGAAAATGTAACCGTCATATCAATAGTTGGTATGGGGGGGCTTGGAAAGACCAGTCTAGCACAATCGATCTACAATGATAAATCAGTAGAAAACCAGTTTGTTATAAAAATGTGGGTTTGTATTTCCGATGACTTCGATGTGTTTAAAATCTTAAAAAACATTATGGAATCTGTCACTAGATCTAGATGCGAAGACTTCTCAAACATTGATGTATTAGTAAAACAACTGAGAGAAGAATtacaaggaacaaaatatttgctAGTTTTAGATGACTTATGGAATGAAGATCCCATGGAGTGGAATAAACTTAAGGGTGTCCTAGATTGCTGCGGTTCTGTTGGCAGCAAAATTATAGTCACTACACGCAGCCAAACAGTTGCGTTGGTCGTGGGAGGTTTAATTCCTCCTTATAATCTAAATGTATTATCTCAAGCGGAGTGTTGGTCTATTATAAAGAACAAAGCTTTTTCTCCAGGCGGGCATCTGAGACTACAAATATGA
- the LOC113337012 gene encoding uncharacterized protein LOC113337012, producing MEKTLPNYVIIQSNDNNRYARLDSENQLLPNALRFEGEYSFGLETRFEVVPATTTSTGFVHIRCLQNNKYWSNSGYWVTATAVKPEENMSNKHCTLFQPVFLKLNNNDHHVVRLRHANTGNFVRRHNDNNDYNGCLTLRPKLHPEDNTDVCTFIDWESVVMLPDVIRIKGDNGNHLKANADGFMDFLSKADDSSKYDYEVSPSRDGGIRLKSTHFGTYWTDMDPVCFVWLQKADPEELDTKSIFLPVKVDGNRILMRSFKDGNFCKRYDGNKWRDGYSNQSCLATIFNYREQPCYMEIEESVLTRTISNVRYQLADARLYNERTLALITDDSRNRTQHPQTSQINLKTTVTNTTNWSKSVSFKEGVKITGTFGVPNIKTGSLEISSVFTQSRDWGETETESIEVGSVRTVTVPPMSRVKTSLIATRCSYDIPFSYTQRDVLMNGNTKVSRKKDGLFSGESGYNYNYEIVELPL from the coding sequence ATGGAAAAAACACTCCCCAACTATGTCATCATCCAATCAAACGATAACAATAGATATGCGCGCCTCGACAGCGAGAATCAATTATTACCTAATGCTCTCCGGTTTGAGGGAGAGTATAGTTTCGGGCTCGAAACCAGATTCGAGGTAGTCCCTGCTACCACCACTTCAACTGGATTCGTCCATATCCGATGTTTGCAGAACAACAAGTACTGGTCAAATTCCGGTTACTGGGTCACTGCTACGGCCGTCAAACCTGAAGAGAATATGTCCAACAAACATTGCACCCTCTTTCAGCCTGTTTTCTTGAAACTCAACAACAACGACCACCACGTCGTCAGGCTCCGGCATGCAAATACCGGCAATTTCGTTAGGAGACATAATGATAACAATGATTATAACGGTTGCTTGACTTTACGGCCTAAACTACATCCAGAAGATAACACCGATGTGTGTACCTTCATCGACTGGGAATCTGTCGTTATGTTGCCCGACGTTATCAGGATCAAGGGAGACAATGGAAACCACCTGAAGGCCAATGCCGATGGGTTTATGGACTTCCTAAGCAAAGCCGACGATTCCTCCAAGTATGATTATGAGGTGTCTCCGAGTCGCGATGGAGGCATACGCCTCAAGAGTACTCATTTTGGAACCTACTGGACGGATATGGATCCTGTTTGTTTTGTATGGTTACAGAAGGCTGACCCGGAAGAGCTTGATACAAAATCCATCTTTTTACCCGTAAAAGTTGATGGAAACCGCATCCTCATGCGGAGTTTCAAGGACGGGAATTTCTGCAAGAGATACGATGGAAACAAGTGGAGAGATGGTTATTCTAACCAGAGCTGCCTCGCTACGATTTTTAACTATCGTGAGCAGCCGTGCTACATGGAGATTGAGGAATCTGTTTTAACAAGGACGATATCTAATGTCAGATATCAACTTGCTGATGCAAGGCTCTACAACGAGAGAACTCTTGCGCTTATCACCGATGATTCAAGAAACAGAACTCAGCATCCCCAGACGTCACAAATAAATCTTAAGACGACGGTTACCAACACAACAAATTGGAGTAAGAGTGTCTCGTTCAAAGAGGGTGTCAAGATTACGGGTACCTTTGGTGTTCCAAACATAAAAACTGGTTCCCTTGAGATTTCCAGTGTGTTTACACAATCTAGGGATTGGGGGGAAACGGAGACAGAAAGCATTGAAGTGGGATCTGTGCGAACTGTGACTGTGCCACCTATGAGTAGAGTGAAGACAAGTTTAATAGCAACACGGTGTTCGTACGACATACCCTTCTCGTACACTCAGCGTGACGTTCTGATGAATGGGAATACAAAAGTTTCTAGAAAGAAAGATGGCCTTTTTAGTGGGGAGAGTGGGTACAACTACAACTACGAGATTGTTGAGCTTCCTCTCTAG